In Haladaptatus cibarius D43, the sequence CTCTCCGCCAACTCGCCGTACTGGGACGGCTACGACACCGGTCTTCAGTCCGCGCGGGCCAAGATTTTCGAGGGACTTCCGAACACCGGCATGCCGACCGACTTCGATTCATACGAGGAATTTTCGCAGTTCGAGCGCATGATGGTCGAAAACGGGTCGATAAACGACCGCGGCGAACTCTGGTACGATGTGCGACCCCACTCAACCCACGGCACTGTCGAAGTTCGAACCCCGGACGGGCAGGCCGACCCGGAACGCGTGCTGGCGTTCGTGGAGTACACCCACGCACTTATCACCGACCTCGTCGAGCGATACGAAGACGGCGAAACGGGCTATCACCACCGCAGGGAACTGCTGGACGAAAACAAGTGGCGCGCGATGCGCTACGGCCACGACGCCTCGTTCATCCGTCGTGACCGCGACGGTGAAATCTCGCTCGGCGAAGTCGTTGACCGCGAATGTGACCGCCTCGACGTCTCCGGCATCGGCGACATCTTCGACGGGAAAAGCGGTGCAGAGTGTCAACGACGCATCCGCGACGAGGATGGCTTCGAAGCGGTCTGTGAGTCGCTCTTGCTGTAAGCAAGTTTTTTACCCGAAAACGGCTTTTGTCCTTCTGGGAACGACATGACTGGGGATGACATCGACAACGGCCGAAATGACCGAAACGACGGGGAAGACACTGGTGACGAGGTGCCCGTCAACACGGGCGATGCCGCGGAATCGACCGAAGAAATGGGCGACGAAAAACCGCTTTCCCGGGGGAGGAAGCGACTCGGAGCGGAAGCCGATAAGGCAGTCGAAGGCTTCGACCAAGGAATCGTAGACCTCCTCTCGTGGGTGCTCGACACCGAAACCCGCGCGCGAATCTACGTTTATCTCCGCAAGCAGCCGGAAAGCACGAGCGAGGAAATCGCCGAAGGAACCGGCTTGTACCCGAGTACGGTACGCGAATCGCTCGCCGAACTCCACGAGGAAGAGAAGGTCGTCCGCGAGAAACGCGAAAGCGCTGGAGCCGGAAACAACCCCTACGCATACACCGCAATCGCGCCGAGCGAACTCGTCGGTGGCATCGTCGACCAAGTGCAGGGGGAACTCAATACGGTGTTCAACCTCGACAGCCACCTGAACGACGAAGAATCTCGAACTGAACCCGTCAGCATCGAAGTGGAGGATATCTCGGACGATATGGACGGGAGGGGAGAAGACGAACACGAGGACAGCGACGAAGGACCCGACACAACCGAGGGGACGGACGACGACACGAACGACAAGTCCGACGAAGAGTGAGTTCGCGGCCGAGGAGGGATCTGATTTTCGCAATACGAACATCGCGGTCGGAGATTGCAGAAGCCATCTCTTGTAGGCAACGTACAGGGCCGTTCGAGTCGAACAGTCAAGCGAACAATGACGGAGACGAACACGATACGCGGGACGACAGTCGGACGCGTAGCACTTCGCGTGAACGACCTCGACCAAATCAGTTCTTTCTACGAACAGGTCGTCGGCCTCGAACTGCAATCGAAGGACGACCGAACGGCCGTTCTCGGCGCGGGAGATGGAGCGCTCCTCGAACTGGTCGAAGATATCGACGCTCCGGAGCGAACGCGGGGCGAAACCGGCTTATGCCCGTCCGCGCTGTTTCTCGCGGCCGACGACTACCATCACCACGTCGGACTCAACGTCTGGAACAATCGCAGGAAACCAGCAGAGGGACGCGGTTTGGCGTGGTTCGAACTCGACGTTCCGAATCGTGAAACGCTCGAAACGATTCGGGAGCGGTTCGCCGCGCGCGAGATTCCTGTGAATGAGGGAGAAGACGAAATCGAAACCGCGGACTCGGACGGAATTACCGTTCGTCTACGCGTGTATGACTGAAATTTGACTCATTGTGCGAAAGTTGTCGTCTAAATTAATCATGCGAGTGAATCAAGTCGTTTTCATCGGCGATACCGACGTTCACACTATTTTTACTCCAGTATTTACCAATATTAAATAATTATGCGATGAGTATGTCGGCGCATGTTTTATATATCCCTTCTTGGATGTGAACTGTATGAGTGATTTCAGTAGCGGAAATGAAGTGATAACACGTTCCGACCACGGCGTCACAATCGAAAAATCGTTCGACGGCGAGGAGTTTGCGGTGCCAGCAATCCGGTTCGAAGTCCGTTCAGACTGCGACGACGCGGTCACCGTGCGAGTGACCGACCGAATCCCCGACGATTTCCCGATGGATAACGTCGGGTTCCACCCCGAATACGAGAA encodes:
- a CDS encoding glutamate--cysteine ligase, whose product is MELGSAENFTEMGTLGVEEEFFVVDERGVPTAGTDELVYETDPPDILEDRLDHELFKCVIETQTPKTTLSDVDDDVRAVREALVEHAGSQGFGIAAAGLHPGAKWRELKHAEKERYRAQLERIQYPQHRNTTAGLHVHVGVDDADAAVWVANEVRWYLPVMLALSANSPYWDGYDTGLQSARAKIFEGLPNTGMPTDFDSYEEFSQFERMMVENGSINDRGELWYDVRPHSTHGTVEVRTPDGQADPERVLAFVEYTHALITDLVERYEDGETGYHHRRELLDENKWRAMRYGHDASFIRRDRDGEISLGEVVDRECDRLDVSGIGDIFDGKSGAECQRRIRDEDGFEAVCESLLL
- a CDS encoding winged helix-turn-helix domain-containing protein; this translates as MTGDDIDNGRNDRNDGEDTGDEVPVNTGDAAESTEEMGDEKPLSRGRKRLGAEADKAVEGFDQGIVDLLSWVLDTETRARIYVYLRKQPESTSEEIAEGTGLYPSTVRESLAELHEEEKVVREKRESAGAGNNPYAYTAIAPSELVGGIVDQVQGELNTVFNLDSHLNDEESRTEPVSIEVEDISDDMDGRGEDEHEDSDEGPDTTEGTDDDTNDKSDEE
- a CDS encoding VOC family protein, which codes for MTETNTIRGTTVGRVALRVNDLDQISSFYEQVVGLELQSKDDRTAVLGAGDGALLELVEDIDAPERTRGETGLCPSALFLAADDYHHHVGLNVWNNRRKPAEGRGLAWFELDVPNRETLETIRERFAAREIPVNEGEDEIETADSDGITVRLRVYD